Proteins from a single region of Cydia strobilella chromosome 2, ilCydStro3.1, whole genome shotgun sequence:
- the LOC134751977 gene encoding uncharacterized protein LOC134751977 isoform X10, with product MEVQFRSHHKTGLESANFLAALRRFIARRGKPKELDFWRRWSRDYIGTLQERTKWRSARGPSLAVDTVVLVRDERLPPCRWRLGKIVATQPGRDGVTRVAVIRTARGDIQRAFNNICPLPTSGEVI from the exons GGCTCGAGTCAGCCAATTTCCTGGCGGCGCTGCGACGATTCATCGCCAGGAGAGGTAAACCGAAGGAGTTG GACTTCTGGCGGCGCTGGTCACGTGACTACATCGGAACGCTGCAGGAACGCACGAAGTGGAGGAGCGCGCGCGGCCCAAGCCTCGCAGTCGACACCGTCGTCCTGGTACGAGACGAGCGTCTGCCGCCCTGCCGGTGGAGGCTGGGCAAGATCGTCGCGACGCAGCCGGGCCGGGATGGCGTCACCAGGGTGGCCGTCATCCGAACCGCCAGAGGGGACATCCAACGCGCGTTCAATAACATTTGTCCATTACCTACTTCGGGTGAAGtcatataa
- the LOC134751977 gene encoding uncharacterized protein LOC134751977 isoform X5 encodes MEVQFRSHHKTGLESANFLAALRRFIARRGKPKELVSDNSTTFHGASNELKDLQKYLQDSSSELVSHCADEGIKWSFIPVYTPHMGSLWESSIKLTKYHLKRVLGLSLLTYEQFVSILYQVESMVNSRPLCPLPSSNPDYPVLTPAHFLIGKAPNSLPDEDYNHVPKNRLTHYQLLQQITQDFWRRWSRDYIGTLQERTKWRSARGPSLAVDTVVLVRDERLPPCRWRLGKIVATQPGRDGVTRVAVIRTARGDIQRAFNNICPLPTSGEVI; translated from the coding sequence GGCTCGAGTCAGCCAATTTCCTGGCGGCGCTGCGACGATTCATCGCCAGGAGAGGTAAACCGAAGGAGTTGGTGAGTGACAATTCAACAACCTTTCATGGGGCTAGTAACGAGctaaaagatttacaaaaatacctacaggacAGCTCGAGCGAGCTAGTATCTCATTGCGCAGACGAGGGCATAAAATGGAGTTTTATTCCTGTCTATACACCTCATATGGGGTCCCTATgggaatctagtataaaacttaccaaatatcatttaaaaagagtGTTAGGGTTATCTTTGTTAACTTACGAACAATTTGTATCAATCCTATATCAGGTAGAATCTATGGTAAATTCTAGGCCACTATGTCCCTTACCTAGTTCAAATCCTGACTATCCTGTCCTTACGCCAGCTCACTTTTTAATTGGAAAAGCACCAAATTCACTTCCGGACGAAGATTATAACCATGTACCAAAGAACCGATTAACTCACTATCAACTTTTGCAACAAATCACGCAGGACTTCTGGCGGCGCTGGTCACGTGACTACATCGGAACGCTGCAGGAACGCACGAAGTGGAGGAGCGCGCGCGGCCCAAGCCTCGCAGTCGACACCGTCGTCCTGGTACGAGACGAGCGTCTGCCGCCCTGCCGGTGGAGGCTGGGCAAGATCGTCGCGACGCAGCCGGGCCGGGATGGCGTCACCAGGGTGGCCGTCATCCGAACCGCCAGAGGGGACATCCAACGCGCGTTCAATAACATTTGTCCATTACCTACTTCGGGTGAAGtcatataa